A genomic window from Salvia miltiorrhiza cultivar Shanhuang (shh) chromosome 5, IMPLAD_Smil_shh, whole genome shotgun sequence includes:
- the LOC131026386 gene encoding tetrahydroberberine oxidase-like gives MKSPSNIFTTTFILLAIISCSRASSSTDKFLVCLTKEFNNYSSISNIIYTPINSSYSSILQFSIQNLRFASASKPQVIITPEHESQIPPVIYCAKKNDIQIRTRSGGHDFEGLSYLSQVQFVIIDLINLSEITVDVAEKTAWVEAGATIGSLYYRIAEKSLVLGFPAGNCPTIGVGGHFSGGGVGLMTRKYGLSADNIIDAKIVNVNGRILNRKSMGEDLFWAIRGGGGASFGVILAWKVQLVDVPKTVTVFKIDRTLEQNATRLVHLWQYIAPKLNKDLLIGIVVTRQNSTINASFYSLFLGGIERLLLIMKKSFPELGLVREDCAEVSWIQSMVFIAAGFPIENSPQVLLNRNNPYKGYFKAKLDYVQAPLPKYGFEGVWRRLYESEGEQARLEMVPYGGRMAEIGESAIPFPHRAGNLYEILYLVNWLENQDSDTYLSWIRRLESYLTPYVSRNPRAAYLNVRDLDLGVNEVGGKTSYAQASIWGKRYFKNNFNRLVRVKTEADPNNFFRNEQSIPPVHSG, from the coding sequence ATGAAATCTCCAAGCAATATTTTTACAACTACTTTTATTCTTCTTGCCATCATTTCGTGCTCACGAGCATCATCGTCTACAGACAAATTTCTTGTATGTCTGACCAAAGAATTCAACAACTACTCTTCCATATCCAACATCATTTACACCCCAATCAACTCTTCTTATTCATCTATCTTGCAATTCTCCATCCAAAATCTGAGGTTCGCATCAGCTTCAAAACCGCAAGTGATCATAACCCCAGAACACGAATCCCAAATCCCACCGGTCATATATTGTGCCAAAAAGAATGACATACAGATTAGGACTCGAAGTGGCGGCCATGACTTCGAGGGACTATCTTATCTATCCCAGGTCCAGTTTGTGATCATTGATTTGATCAATCTCAGTGAAATAACAGTTGATGTGGCGGAGAAAACTGCTTGGGTTGAAGCAGGTGCGACCATTGGTTCTTTATATTACAGGATAGCTGAGAAAAGCCTTGTTCTAGGGTTTCCTGCTGGTAATTGCCCAACTATTGGTGTTGGTGGACATTTCAGCGGAGGCGGCGTCGGCCTAATGACGAGAAAGTATGGCCTCTCCGCAGATAATatcatcgatgcaaaaataGTCAACGTTAATGGTAGAATCCTCAACAGAAAATCCATGGGAGAAGATCTGTTCTGGGCTATTAGAGGCGGCGGAGGTGCCAGCTTCGGCGTGATTCTTGCGTGGAAGGTGCAATTGGTGGATGTTCCCAAAACAGTCACTGTTTTCAAAATTGATCGGACGTTAGAACAGAATGCAACTCGACTAGTTCACCTCTGGCAATACATTGCTCCAAAACTGAACAAAGATTTGCTCATCGGCATCGTCGTAACAAGGCAAAATTCCACCATTAATGCTTCGTTTTATTCATTGTTTCTAGGTGGGATCGAAAGATTGCTCTTGATCATGAAAAAGAGTTTCCCCGAGTTGGGGTTAGTGAGAGAAGACTGCGCGGAGGTGAGCTGGATACAGTCCATGGTGTTTATAGCAGCTGGTTTTCCCATTGAAAATTCTCCACAAGTTCTTCTAAACAGAAATAATCCTTACAAAGGATACTTTAAAGCGAAGTTAGATTATGTGCAAGCACCGCTTCCTAAATATGGGTTTGAAGGAGTGTGGAGACGTTTGTACGAATCAGAAGGCGAGCAAGCTCGGCTCGAGATGGTTCCATACGGTGGAAGAATGGCCGAAATTGGCGAATCCGCAATTCCATTTCCTCACAGGGCTGGAAACTTGTACGAAATCTTGTATCTCGTGAACTGGCTAGAGAATCAAGATTCTGACACGTATCTAAGCTGGATCAGAAGGCTCGAGAGTTACTTGACTCCTTATGTTTCGAGGAATCCGAGGGCAGCGTATCTCAATGTCAGAGATCTCGACCTCGGAGTGAATGAGGTTGGAGGAAAGACCAGCTACGCGCAAGCTAGCATTTGGGGGAAGAGATATTTCAAGAACAATTTCAATCGTCTTGTTCGAGTTAAAACCGAGGCTGATCCGAATAACTTCTTCAGGAACGAGCAGAGCATTCCACCAGTGCACTCAGGTTGA